The genomic stretch ATCAAAAAGCTATTGCTATTTTTGAAAAAATAAAAATCTTACAGCACGAAATTAAACTCGATCTTTTTGAATATCAAGAAGTCATTAATAAACTAGCATTAAGTTATAGTGAAATAGGAAATGAGAAAAAGGCTATTGAAAACTTTACGCTTTCCATACAATTAAACAATACAAATGATACATTAAAACGCACGATTACTACTAAAATTAAAGACTTATACGATACTAAAACAATTCAAGAAAAAATTGAAGCACTCAAAAAGAAAGCCAATAAAAAAGAACAGCAACGCAAAGTATTAGTATATGTAAGTATTGGTTTGTTTCTCATCATTATTATTTTAGGTATTCTTTACAGAAGATATAAAATAAGGAACAAGCAAAAGTTTGATATTATTCTTAATAAGCTCCAACAAGTAGAAACTGAAAAAAATATAAAACCAATTGTAAAAGTAACCGAAGAAAGGCAAATTCCAGATGCTGAAATCACGAAAATTCTAACTGCTTTACAAAAATTTGAAAATAAAAAATTATTCTTAAACAAAACTACAAGCTTAGCTTCCGTAGCAAAAAAATTAAATACTAATACTTCGTATCTATCCAAAATTATAAACACGCACAAAGGACAAACATTTATAAATTACATTACACAACTCCGCATTGAGTATGCATTACACCAATTAAAAAATGATAAAGTATTACGCTCATACAGTATCAAAGCAATCGCTGAAGAAGTAGGTTTTAAAAGCGAAGGCGCATTCTCTAGAGCATTTAAAAAGCAAACTGGAATTTATCCTTCCTTTTTTATCAAAAATTTAACCGCTGGTTTATAAACTGAATGTGCTTTTTTTAGTGTCAATACATTGTGTTTTCTATCTTCAACCTATTATTAATTTTAAAATTGAATTGTATGAAAAACAAAAAATCATTTTCCTTAAGCTTAAAAAAAGTACGTGTTGCCAATTTGAATCTGTTAAAAGCAGGTGCAACAGCATTTACACATAAAGATTGTATGACAGATCCTAAAGTCTGCCCAACTACCTTAACGCCTAGGACAGATAGTTTAGACGACACAGGTGATTAAGCAAGTAGTATAAAGTAAATAGTAAGCCTCTAATTCATAAACTGAAGGCACACACAATTGTTTTAGGGGAAAATCCATTCTAATTTCATGCCAATATTAATTCAAAAATATATATCATGAAATACACAAAATGGATTTTCCCCTTATTTTTTATTGCCCTTTTTATGACTTCTTGTTCGCATGAAGAAAACGAAGGCTTAGATGAATCCAATTCAATCACCGAACAGCTTTTAAAAAATTACCCAAAAGAAATTACAATTGATAATTGGGAACTATTTGTTGAAGCGCCCAAGGAAGTTATTGATCATTTCGTTGCGCAAGAAGCAAAAGAAATGGCACGTAATGAAATTGTAGAAAAAAGGTCTTTGAATACAAGTATAATACCCGGATTGGAGTTTGGACAAATACAAGTTCAAACAAAAGGCGTAGATCCAAATACTGCTTGGTTGGGAAATACTTTTGTTACCATTACTAGATTTGGAGAATCTTTACCAGCTGCGACTGGGACTTCTGTAAATTACAATATTCTAAATAATAATAATTACGTAATTGGTGATGAAGAAGGTACTATGTGCTTTTATTACGAAAGTGTAACTGATGGCGAATTCACAAATACTCATTGGAGAAATGGAATAAGCACGCTTGATATTGTATTTATTTCAAGACACCTTATTGGTCTTGAATGTTTTACAGAAATATGGCAATACTTAGCTGCAGATGTCAATGGAGATGGCACTATTTCTACTTTAGACATGATTGAACTTCAAAATTTAATCTTATACATAACGAACGAACTTCCTTTAATAGCAAACAATACATATAACCAACCTGTGATTTACTTCCCACAAAACGATTATAAAGGAATGCAAGAAATTCGTGATATGGACGGTTGCAATGGTTTTCAAGAATCTACTTTATTTGGCTTTTACAGTGGTATTACTTGTCAAAGTAATGCAAATGGTGAAATAGACCGATTTGCCATTAAAAGAGGTGACGTAAGCGGAAATTGGGTATTCAATTAATATTCAGTCAAGTACTAAAACCATTTCTATTAAAAATAATAACTCATCAAAAAATATACTAATGAAAAAATCAAATGTAAAATTAAGTTTAAACAAAAAACGTATTTCAACTTTGAAAACAACAGAAATTCATGGAGGACTTTCAGGAGTAACATGCTATTTCACAAATCAACATTATAAGACATGTAACGAATGTCGTGATAGCGTACCATCTTTCATAATAAGCTGTCAACTAACAGGATTTGGATGTTAATTTAAAAAACTCAGGTTATTAACTATTTTTAAACCCTTTATCGAGAGCTAAAGGGTTTTCTTTTTTTCAGTATATTTAGATCAATTATTATTCGGTATAATGAAACTCCTAACATCTATTTTTATTTTCTTCTGTGTAAGCGCGATGTATTCTCAAAAGTACGATTCACTCACTCAAAAATCTTATGAATCATTAAAAGATCAATACAAAAATTTAGAATATACAAATCCTAAATCTGCCAAAATTTATGCGGAAGCGTTACTCTTAAAAGCCAAAAAAGAAAGTAATACACTTGAAGAACATGTAGCTTTTTTGTTGAAAGCTTCTTCTGAAAATTACTTTGGAAATATGAATGCTTCCTTAAAATATATTGATTCTAGTATTTCATATGCTACTGCGCAAAAAAATGATTCGTTACTCATTAAAGCATTGAGTCAAAAAGGAAAAACCTATTTTACGTATGGAAAGTATTCTGATGCAATTACATATTATCTTCAATTAGATTCTCTGGCAAAAGTCAAAAAAAATATTCGCTATCAAATTTATTCCAATCATAGCATTGCTTCTATTAAAAACCTTATGGGAAATCATAAAGAAGCAACCGAATTATATCTGAAAAATAAAGACATCATTACTCCTTTAATTCACGAAAAAAAATACCACACTGTGTATCTAAACACCTTGATTGGATTGTGTTCTGCATATACATATTATGACTTAGATACTGCTTCCGACTATTTACCAAAACTTAAAAAATTTAGCATTGAAGCCAATGATACCGATGCTTTGAGTTATTATTTTACATTGAAAGGAATTGTTGATTATAAAAGAAAAAAGTATGATGATGCGTTAGCTGTTTTAAATCAGGCAGACAGTCTTATTACTTTATTGGGAACAAAAAGAAATTTATTTCCTGTGTATCGCTTTCGCGGGAAAGTATATTATGAGAAGAAAATGTACGCTGAAGCAATTGTTGCTTTTGAAGCTATAAAATCATTAAAAAAAGAAATTAAGTTTGACCATTTTGAGTTCAAGGAAATTCTCTCGTTGTTAGCTATTAGTTACGAACAGCTTGAAAATAATGAAAAAGCTTTGGAAAATTATCGTTTAGCGTACAACTTATCATATATAGATACGCTTCAGGAAACGATTAGATATACAATTTTAAAAAAGTATGATAAAAAAACACTTGAAGATAAAATTTCATCATTAACTTCCAAATCCGAGCAAAAAGAAAAGCAAAACTCTTCATTATTATTTTTATGTATTAGTTTATTCATTGCACTTGCCATCATACTTTTACTATATAAAAAGCAACAGCGACATAATAAAAGAACATTTGATCAATTAGTAAAACAACTTGCGGCAAATCAAACCGATGCTACAACGACAGCACTAACAACTAAATTTCAGATTTCAGATGAAAAAATTTCTAAAATTCTTATGAGTCTTGAAAAATTTGAAAAGGCTAATTTATTCTTGAACCAAAGTACAAGTTTAGCTTCCGTAGCAAAAAAACTGAACACAAATACTTCGTATGTATCAGAAATAATTAATACACACAAAGGAGTTACATTCAAAAATTATATCACACAATTAAGAATCAATTACGTATTAAATACATTAAAAAATGATAAAGTTTTACGTTCCTATAGCGTGAAAGCAATTGCAAAAGAAGTAGGTTTTAAAAGTGAAGGTGCATTTTCCAGAGCTTTTAAAAAACAAACAGGCATATATCCTTCGTTTTTCATCAAAAACTTAGCCGCTATTTCATAAAATGAATGCATCTATTTTTCATTTAAACCTACGTATTATCTATTTTAGAGAAAAAATTATCAAAAATATTTTTATTATGAAAAAACAAAAATTAAATTCAATTCCCTTAAAAATTAACAAAACGAATATCGCCAACTTACATTATGTAAAAGGAGGAGCCGAAGATTTGAGTGCTGAATCAAATTGTTGTTCAAAGCCTAATATCTGTCATACAATAACGACGAGACCTGACAGCTTACAAATGTAGATAAGTGACAAATGAATTTACTTGAATAAATTGAACCTCTATTTTATAAAACGAATCCTGCTTTAATTGTGTACGCTTAAAATTGATTCTAATTTCACTTCATTAATTAATTTAAAAACTATTCAATTATGAAAAAAAAGAATCTTAAGTCGTTAAAAATTAGTAAAGTTTTAATTTCTAATTTTACTGAAAACACAAGTACAATTAAAGGTGGCGCTAGTGGAGTTAAACATACTTGCGGAAATGGTCACACTTGTGGTCCTGGTGGCTGTGAACCTCCACTAAGTGCCGTAAATGATTGTGACGACATATAAGGTTTTAGTATTAAAACTTTAGCGTAAAGCAAACTTAAGTTCAGTCATGTTAAAAGATATTATCTTCTACTCATGGCTGAACTTTTTTATTCTTTAAATTTTCTGTGGAATTTTTAGAAGTATGGTGAAGCTACAGAAAGCTAATATCCTGTAACCAACAAACGCCTTGCGCCACGCATGCCACATTTTTGATACTTGTGATACGCTTTTGCAGCGCGTTCTCTGATTTCTGCATCCGATTCGTTCAAAATCCAACCATCTAGTGCCCATTTTAAAGTATACGCTTCTGGTGCCATCAAACCAGTTGTCCAAACCAACGGATTTGCACCAGTTTTCTTTAAATACGGTTTAAAATAATCCTTACTAATACACGCCAATATAATTGCGTCACGTTTCTTAGTGTTTGCTGGTTTTAGTTTGACATTTAAGTTAAATTCCATCAAACCATCATGACCAACATACGCTAGTAAATCTGCATCACCGCCAAAACTAAGTTTCTGATCGCTCACAGTAATTTCTTCTGAATTTGCGCCACTACTCGCTTTTAAGAAGTCAATCGTGGTTTGTTTGATAAATTTTCCATCATACGCATCTGCCAATAAATATGTATTCGTTTTTTTATGTTTGAATAAAACACGCTCCAATATTTTCGAATTGCTTGATGGAATCGTTTTAATAAATGTCCAATCTTTACTTCGTTTAAAATGTGTTTTCACGCCATACAATGCGCCCCAATATAAATTTGTTCGCGGACTTTGTCCATTTCCCAATGATTTTGGCACAGGCACAATTCCTTGATTCACATTATCGCACAACGCTACGAATACGTGAATTTTTTTTTGACTGAAGCCAGAAAAAGTTATACAGAATAGAATAATTGTTAGGAGTTGTTTCATAATGAATCTATTAAACTAAAACGGAAAGAATATACAATTCGTATTTAGCCGTTGAATTTACGGAAAACCGTAAGTTTTATCTTTATTTGGTTAGTAGTAAATTATTTGTTTATATTTGAACAAAGGATAACTAATTATTATATTGTTTTGAGCATTGATCCAAATCGAATTTCAGATTTCTACAATAATATTACTGAAATATGGTCAAAAGAAGACCAATGGCATTACAAAACCTACCTTGAAATTAAGGACTTTATAAATAACAATAAATGTTTCAATAATGATAGTAAAATATTAAACGCTGGATCTGGAGGAACTAACTACGACATAGATGATACTATTATGACTCATTTAGATATTGCTTCTGAGTTGATTAATAATAAAAAAAATAAGATAGTTGGTTCTATAGAATCAATTCCTACAGAAGACAATAGTTTTACAAATATTATATGTGTTGGAAGTGTAATTAATTATTGCGACCCTGTTAAAGTGCTAAAAGAGTTTAGTAGAGTGTTATCTGATAAAGGTAATATGATATTAGAATATGAAAGTAGCAAAACACTAGAATTAATTTTCAAAAAAGATTTAAATAAGAAAGTTGTTTTGAGAGAAACGTTTTATGATGGGCAAAAAATAATCTTATGGTATTTTTCAGAAGCGTATATTAGTAAATTACTAGAAATCAATGGTTTTGAGATTTTAACAATTAAACGATTTCATATTATATCAGCTTTAGTATATAGAATAACAAAAAGCATCAATTTCTCTTCAAAATTTCTTAGGTTAGATTCTTTTTTTAGAAATATTCCCATAATAAATAAATATTCCTCAAATACTATTTTAGACGTTAGGTTAAGAAAAAACTAATCAATATTAAATAACTTACTTAAGAGTTTGGCTATTTTATTATTCTTATTTTCAGAAAAAATAGCCACAATAGTAACGATTAAAATTAAAGGAAATAAAATTATATAATACTGTGCATCAGTTTCTATTTTGAATTTATCTTTAGCAATAATGTGTAGGACTGCAAAAAATAATACTAAAATGATAAATATAATTATCATTGCTAACCACTGTAGAATAGATTTTATATTATGATTTCGGTTAATATTAGGTTTGAAATTTAAAACTTCACTATAACCATTAATGTCAACTTGTTTTTTACTTTTTAAATCTAATTTTGTCTTTTCAAAAATATCGTTTATACCAAGTGTATAGTCAGATAAATCCTTATCTATTAAAAAACGACTATACCATCTTAAATAATGTTTGAAGTATATCACTTCAATAATTTTCAAGTAAGCTTCCTTTGAAATTGATTTCATTGAGGAACCTGTATGAACCATTAAAACAGATTTAAAGCTTTGATTTGATATTTTCGACGCTAAACTTGGATGATAATATTTAGCTTTTATAACTTTAAATCCACTCAATTTTAGTAACCTAACTATATTTCTAGATTTATTAGAAAGCTGCGTTTCATTAAAAAAACTTCCCACTTCAGCAAAGATATAATCATATGTAATTACATATCTGCTAAGAAAATACCTTATTTGTTCTAAAAATTCATAAAACGTATTATTTCTTCTGTAAAGAGGATCTAAAACAATATAATCTACAAAAATAATTTTTTCATCTACGAAATGTGTCAATTGAGAATATCCTATTATTTTATTATTTAAATAAAAGTTTAAAACGTAAAATGAATCATCAAAATTTTTAGAATAATTATCTAGCCAGTACAATATTTGATTGCTGTCAGTCCTTAATTGAGGTTCTATATTATCTGAATAAATAATTAGTGATTCTATAATAGAATCGTCTGAAGATTTTTTTATTCGCTTTAATTGATATGACGATTTCAAAACAATATAATAATTAGTTATCCTCCATTCAGACAACCAATCACCTCAAAAACTCACCAAATTTCTTGGATTCTTAATAGTCAACAATGCTGTTTTCTTCTTCTCATTCACATGTGCATACATTTGCGTTACATTAATAGAACTATGTCCCAAAAAATGCTGAATATATCTAATATCAACATCTTCTTCGAGTAGCAAAGTCGCAAACGAATGACGGAATACATGTGGCGTAATATTTCTGTGAATCTTAGCTTTTAGCGCATATTTCTTTACCAACATACGAACCGATTGTGTAGATAACGTATTCCCAAATCGATTGATAAAAAAAGAAGAAGTCAAATCAATTGGTTTCTGAAAAAAGGCATAATTTTCTTTCAGAGCGGACTTTGTTGCGTCATTCGTAATCGGAATATTTCGCTCCTTATTTCCTTTTCCTAAAATCCGAATGGTTTCAAAATTTGCGCCAATATTTTCTTTCTGTAAACTACACAATTCGGAAACTCTAATTCCGGTAGCCAATAACAATTCTAATACGGCAATATCTCTGATAACTTCTTTATATTGATATGATTTTTTTTGTAGAATGTTTTCTTTTTCTAAATACGCATTCTCTAAAATAGCGTTGATTTCCGCAATCGATAAAATTTTTGGCAACAACTTATCTAGCTTTATCTTAATGCGAACTTTATGAAACGGATTTGCATCAATTGACTCTTCAAACTCTAAAAAAGAGAAAAATGTTTTCAATGTTGCCACTTTCCGTTTCATCGTACGCGACGCAAATTTAGACAACACACTCAAATACAATTTCAAATCTTCTTTTGTAATCTTTGTAATATCATCCGTATTCAAAAACTCATCAAACTGACGTAAATCGGCTTCATACGCTTTCAATGTTTTAGGGCTTAATTTTTTTTCTATTTCACAATGAAACAGGAAAAAGGAAATCTCTTTTTTCATGAACAATTAGGTTTTAGGGGAATTATGTTGACTCTAAAAGCTAAAGATGATATAATTTCGCAAACCATCACGAACTTTCATCCTGTTAAGATTTTCAATAACAGATTTATTTAATTCAAA from Kordia antarctica encodes the following:
- a CDS encoding helix-turn-helix domain-containing protein; translated protein: MKLLTSIFIFFCVSAMYSQKYDSLTQKSYESLKDQYKNLEYTNPKSAKIYAEALLLKAKKESNTLEEHVAFLLKASSENYFGNMNASLKYIDSSISYATAQKNDSLLIKALSQKGKTYFTYGKYSDAITYYLQLDSLAKVKKNIRYQIYSNHSIASIKNLMGNHKEATELYLKNKDIITPLIHEKKYHTVYLNTLIGLCSAYTYYDLDTASDYLPKLKKFSIEANDTDALSYYFTLKGIVDYKRKKYDDALAVLNQADSLITLLGTKRNLFPVYRFRGKVYYEKKMYAEAIVAFEAIKSLKKEIKFDHFEFKEILSLLAISYEQLENNEKALENYRLAYNLSYIDTLQETIRYTILKKYDKKTLEDKISSLTSKSEQKEKQNSSLLFLCISLFIALAIILLLYKKQQRHNKRTFDQLVKQLAANQTDATTTALTTKFQISDEKISKILMSLEKFEKANLFLNQSTSLASVAKKLNTNTSYVSEIINTHKGVTFKNYITQLRINYVLNTLKNDKVLRSYSVKAIAKEVGFKSEGAFSRAFKKQTGIYPSFFIKNLAAIS
- a CDS encoding methyltransferase domain-containing protein; this encodes MSIDPNRISDFYNNITEIWSKEDQWHYKTYLEIKDFINNNKCFNNDSKILNAGSGGTNYDIDDTIMTHLDIASELINNKKNKIVGSIESIPTEDNSFTNIICVGSVINYCDPVKVLKEFSRVLSDKGNMILEYESSKTLELIFKKDLNKKVVLRETFYDGQKIILWYFSEAYISKLLEINGFEILTIKRFHIISALVYRITKSINFSSKFLRLDSFFRNIPIINKYSSNTILDVRLRKN
- a CDS encoding tyrosine-type recombinase/integrase → MKKEISFFLFHCEIEKKLSPKTLKAYEADLRQFDEFLNTDDITKITKEDLKLYLSVLSKFASRTMKRKVATLKTFFSFLEFEESIDANPFHKVRIKIKLDKLLPKILSIAEINAILENAYLEKENILQKKSYQYKEVIRDIAVLELLLATGIRVSELCSLQKENIGANFETIRILGKGNKERNIPITNDATKSALKENYAFFQKPIDLTSSFFINRFGNTLSTQSVRMLVKKYALKAKIHRNITPHVFRHSFATLLLEEDVDIRYIQHFLGHSSINVTQMYAHVNEKKKTALLTIKNPRNLVSF